In Parasteatoda tepidariorum isolate YZ-2023 chromosome 2, CAS_Ptep_4.0, whole genome shotgun sequence, one DNA window encodes the following:
- the LOC107442229 gene encoding WD repeat-containing protein 91 yields the protein MSAIGFGDELVKDYLMFRGFLSTLKAFESEIKSDKDKQFRPDRIVEHLSSCIANSDLATLRDAWGHLDQRFFARLEHSFLGTAKKLEVALLRMYLVTCISTGKQDKLLEFFEKMTSELQGQPEWKEWFALPFMKNADEHPNFSVYFSRQWQDTMLLSLHNFISVVFQSAAMPTLLSYEEDLIKLQQLSDENEKLKRKLAALQSGQNVDEPKSYQEPPRTIFRNPSELMDDFYVIAQETPSESSNRSIKSLIRNISGGGTPTSPNLGRRSTESKKSEEVSSSSKVSKLKPRSPSVPPRPTGTLSVLETKPKRESPEASRSISNDEKRSSQAKAERPHLKSHHSTTSVPSPIKSLDNKSGLIILSLEKYSEHNSLITHCKFNCTGTTVASSDMDGVIKIWNATPSISTLSTIMSKTSVLSLEWDKKRERLLLYGGTTGTLRIYDSKERRVMKELFVDGSGENDQKVLCICCNPLGNNFVTSATLQEGGQLSLWDMKSLTLERYLLPPSHNACVYCCSFNHNGQLLLVGLSNGTSSILDLRTSENIATWTSHSGGVLSTEFSSDETLCYTMGEDGKFSSWNVNQTGHKSSELQIHSESIPTRSHELRSFGKLFSFSNDGNHVLTCGPLGGVIYKVTPSSATSVLDIGGHNKPVNTVDWSTAMEISTCICGTIDGKVIVSTLLNQ from the exons atgtCCGCAATTGGTTTTGGAGATGAACTtgtaaaagattatttaatgtTTCGAGGTTTTTTATCGACTCTTAAAGCatttgaaagtgaaataaaatctgACAAAGACAAACAATTTCGA ccTGATAGAATTGTTGAACATCTTAGTAGTTGTATTGCGAATTCTGACTTGGCTACCCTAAGAGATGCCTGGGGTCACCTGGATCAGAGATTTTTTGCCAGATTAGAACATTCTTTCCTAGGCACAGCCAAGAAGTTAGAGGTTGCTTTGCTTAGAATGTATTTAGTCACATGTATATCAACAGGGAAACAAGACAAACtacttgaattttttgaaaaaatgacttCAGAGCTTCAGGGACAACCTGAATGGAAAGAATGGTTTg cTTTGCCTTTCATGAAAAATGCTGATGAGCATCCAAACTTCTCTGTTTATTTTTCTCGGCAGTGGCAAGATACCATGTTGCTTTCTCTTCATAACTTTATCAGTGTTGTCTTTCAAAGTGCAG CAATGCCTACTTTACTGAGTTATGAAgaagatttaattaaacttcAACAACTTTCTGACGAAAATGAAAAGCTGAAAAGGAAG TTAGCAGCTCTTCAGTCTGGTCAAAATGTTGATGAACCAAAATCTTATCAAGAACCTCCTCGCACCATCTTTCGTAATCCTTCCGAATTAATGGATGATTTTTATGTCATAGCTCA GGAAACTCCTTCAGAGAGTTCAAACAGATCTATCAAGTCACTGATACGCAACATTAGCGGAGGAGGTACACCCACTTCACCTAATTTAGGACGTCGTTCAACAGAATCCAAGAAATCTGAAGAAGTATCAA gTTCGTCTAAAGTTAGCAAATTGAAACCAAGGTCACCTAGTGTTCCACCTCGTCCAACAGGCACACTTTCTGTGTTGGAAACAAAACCAAAAAGGGAATCACCTGAAGCTTCGAGATCTATTTCTAATGat GAAAAGCGATCATCGCAAGCTAAAGCGGAAAGACCTCATTTAAAGTCACATCATTCAACAACATCTGTTCCTTCACCTATTAAATCAT TGGATAACAAAAGTGGATTGATCATTTTGAGTTTG GAAAAATACTCTGAACACAATTCATTGATAACTCACTGCAAATTCAACTGCACTGGTACAACTGTTGCTAGTTCAGATATGGATGGagttattaa AATATGGAATGCTACACCTTCTATTTCCACTTTGTCAACAATCATGTCCAAAACTAGTGTCCTCTCTTTGGAATGGGACAAGAAAAGAGAAAGATTG CTTCTATATGGTGGTACGACAGGCACATTGAGAATTTATGACTCGAAAGAGAGGAGGGTGATGAAAGAGTTATTTGTCGATGGATCAGGGGAGAACGATCAGAA agTTCTCTGCATTTGTTGCAATCCACTGGGAAATAATTTTGTCACTTCAGCAACTTTGCAAGAAGGTGGACAACTTAGTTTGTGGGACATGAAATCTTTAACATTAGag agaTATTTGTTACCGCCTTCCCACAATGCCTGCGTCTACTGCTGTTCTTTTAATCATAATGGACAACTACTACTTGTTGGATTATCCAATGGAACTTCTTCAATACTAG ATCTTAGAACATCTGAAAACATTGCAACTTGGACATCACACAGCGGAGGAGTACTTTCTACTGAGTTCAGTTCTGATGAAACCCTCTGTTACACTATGGGGGAAGATGGAAAG ttttcttctTGGAATGTGAATCAGACGGGTCATAAATCAAGTGAACTCCAAATACATTCAGAGTCAATTCCCACAAGATCCCATGAACTCAGGTCATTCGGAAAACTCTTCAGCTTCAGTAATGATGGTAATCACGTTTTAACCTGTGGTCCTTTAGGTGGTGTCATTTACAAA GTTACACCATCTTCTGCTACCTCTGTACTTGACATTGGTGGTCATAATAAACCGGTGAACACTGTTGATTGGTCCACAGCTATGGAAATTAGTACATGCATATGTGGTACCATTGATGGAAAAGTGATTGTTAGCACTCTACTTAATCAGTGA